Proteins from one Hoplias malabaricus isolate fHopMal1 chromosome 2, fHopMal1.hap1, whole genome shotgun sequence genomic window:
- the LOC136686894 gene encoding uncharacterized protein isoform X2, with protein MIPYSCPRLFLERLFVQSHGGMQKTFWTLCFSCTEWLRVDKKRVCVRRHYVELIRGARTYHWWIHTNDFYVPSSKGPILMSSTARVTLAQRVEGQLTRVASCLFTKEHTSKTSEGVEVTEVLRTCRSFFSGREAWYFTSSSDTEVIHPDPFPDPQPESTPETSGDAEAVAREVPSLHVYSQIRRITSFPLKLRALRQAFTIMLSEPDCRHNLRDVGSMILEDLATLNDRDVRLFQELYHRLLLMAESPYYREVIVEELAESGIQNFNFMDVVFEVVLLRIQAGAQPPICPRPEGFLHHLLAVISSVSAVTGQSRPRADRYLLLVKSAMLLFLESIFTLEESAYNAPGSLFRVVWEIFESHVDDLLDRLKDV; from the exons ATGATCCCATACAGT TGTCCCAGGCTCTTTCTGGAGCGGCTGTTCGTTCAGAGTCATGGAGGAATGCAGAAGACCTTCTGGACTCTGTGTTTCTCCTGCACCGAGTGGCTTCGTGTAGACAAGAAG AGGGTCTGTGTCAGGCGCCACTATGTTGAGCTGATCCGGGGGGCACGTACATATCATTGGTGGATTCACACCAATGATTTCTATGTTCCATCTTCTAAG GGCCCCATTTTGATGTCATCAACCGCGAGGGTCACTCTTGCCCAG CGAGTTGAAGGCCAACTGACGCGAGTGGCATCTTGCCTGTTCACCAAGGAACACACCTCCAAAACGTCTGAAGGTGTTGAG GTGACGGAGGTGCTACGCACGTGCCGGTCCTTCTTTTCCGGACGTGAGGCGTGGTACTTCACAAGCAGCTCTGACACAGAGGTGATCCACCCTGACCCTTTCCCTGATCCTCAGCCTGAGTCCACTCCTGAG ACATCTGGAGATGCAGAGGCTGTGGCTCGGGAGGTGCCCTCTTTGCA CGTCTACTCACAGATTAGGAGGATCACCAGCTTTCCTCTTAAACTTCGAGCCCTGCGCCAGGCATTCACT ATCATGCTCAGCGAACCAGATTGTCGCCACAATCTCCGGGACGTTGGCAGTATGATATTGGAGGACCTGGCCACCCTTAATGACAGG GATGTGAGACTCTTCCAGGAGCTCTACCATCGTCTGCTGCTGATGGCTGAGTCTCCTTATTATCGTGAAGTGATCGTAGAGGAGCTGGCGGAGAGTGGA atCCAGAACTTCAACTTCATGGACGTCGTCTTTGAGGTTGTGTTGCTGAGAATCCAGGCGGGTGCGCAGCCTCCGATCTGTCCG aGGCCAGAAGGTTTCCTCCACCATCTGTTGGCCGTGATTTCCTCTGTCTCTGCGGTCACCGGGCAGAGCAGACCCAGAGCTGACCGCTACCTGCTCCTGGTGAAG AGTGCCATGCTGCTCTTTTTGGAGAGCATCTTCACACTGGAGGAGTCAGCGTACAACGCTCCTGGGTCATTGTTCAGAGTGGTGTGGGAGATCTTCGAGAGCCACGTTGACGATCTCCTGGACAGGCTTAAGGATGTCTGA
- the LOC136686894 gene encoding uncharacterized protein isoform X1 produces MTATPTLQLLNIISSATQLRWRRLWFVAGAAAAGAGLYFILSSRTGHPEKTATANTAAQTVAEDPEQRLRDAVRPVEPDVLCHPYVGFVGQVTRDEPEVSTDETGTLVIPSGPMIPYSCPRLFLERLFVQSHGGMQKTFWTLCFSCTEWLRVDKKRVCVRRHYVELIRGARTYHWWIHTNDFYVPSSKGPILMSSTARVTLAQRVEGQLTRVASCLFTKEHTSKTSEGVEVTEVLRTCRSFFSGREAWYFTSSSDTEVIHPDPFPDPQPESTPETSGDAEAVAREVPSLHVYSQIRRITSFPLKLRALRQAFTIMLSEPDCRHNLRDVGSMILEDLATLNDRDVRLFQELYHRLLLMAESPYYREVIVEELAESGIQNFNFMDVVFEVVLLRIQAGAQPPICPRPEGFLHHLLAVISSVSAVTGQSRPRADRYLLLVKSAMLLFLESIFTLEESAYNAPGSLFRVVWEIFESHVDDLLDRLKDV; encoded by the exons ATGACTGCTACTCCAACTCTACAACTCCTCAACATCATCTCGTCTGCGACGCAGCTGCGATGGCGCCGCCTTTGGTTCGTGGCTGGAGCCGCAGCAGCCGGAGCAGGACTTTATTTTATCCTCTCGTCCAGGACTGGACACCCAGAGAAGACCGCCACGGCGAACACCGCCGCCCAGACAGTCGCTGAAG ACCCAGAGCAGAGGCTGCGAGACGCTGTCCGCCCAGTGGAGCCTGACGTCTTGTGTCATCCGTACGTCGGCTTCGTCGGACAGGTCACCAGAGACGAGCCTGAG GTCAGCACGGATGAGACTGGGACACTTGTGATCCCCTCGGGCCCTATGATCCCATACAGT TGTCCCAGGCTCTTTCTGGAGCGGCTGTTCGTTCAGAGTCATGGAGGAATGCAGAAGACCTTCTGGACTCTGTGTTTCTCCTGCACCGAGTGGCTTCGTGTAGACAAGAAG AGGGTCTGTGTCAGGCGCCACTATGTTGAGCTGATCCGGGGGGCACGTACATATCATTGGTGGATTCACACCAATGATTTCTATGTTCCATCTTCTAAG GGCCCCATTTTGATGTCATCAACCGCGAGGGTCACTCTTGCCCAG CGAGTTGAAGGCCAACTGACGCGAGTGGCATCTTGCCTGTTCACCAAGGAACACACCTCCAAAACGTCTGAAGGTGTTGAG GTGACGGAGGTGCTACGCACGTGCCGGTCCTTCTTTTCCGGACGTGAGGCGTGGTACTTCACAAGCAGCTCTGACACAGAGGTGATCCACCCTGACCCTTTCCCTGATCCTCAGCCTGAGTCCACTCCTGAG ACATCTGGAGATGCAGAGGCTGTGGCTCGGGAGGTGCCCTCTTTGCA CGTCTACTCACAGATTAGGAGGATCACCAGCTTTCCTCTTAAACTTCGAGCCCTGCGCCAGGCATTCACT ATCATGCTCAGCGAACCAGATTGTCGCCACAATCTCCGGGACGTTGGCAGTATGATATTGGAGGACCTGGCCACCCTTAATGACAGG GATGTGAGACTCTTCCAGGAGCTCTACCATCGTCTGCTGCTGATGGCTGAGTCTCCTTATTATCGTGAAGTGATCGTAGAGGAGCTGGCGGAGAGTGGA atCCAGAACTTCAACTTCATGGACGTCGTCTTTGAGGTTGTGTTGCTGAGAATCCAGGCGGGTGCGCAGCCTCCGATCTGTCCG aGGCCAGAAGGTTTCCTCCACCATCTGTTGGCCGTGATTTCCTCTGTCTCTGCGGTCACCGGGCAGAGCAGACCCAGAGCTGACCGCTACCTGCTCCTGGTGAAG AGTGCCATGCTGCTCTTTTTGGAGAGCATCTTCACACTGGAGGAGTCAGCGTACAACGCTCCTGGGTCATTGTTCAGAGTGGTGTGGGAGATCTTCGAGAGCCACGTTGACGATCTCCTGGACAGGCTTAAGGATGTCTGA